A genomic window from Desulfovibrio gilichinskyi includes:
- a CDS encoding efflux transporter outer membrane subunit — MTRFIIYIVSISFLLSGCGPLLRTDFTPPEVVIPTGWNATGNSTDKVTSNVEKWPDSFGDPKLSSLVTLALKRNNNLAAASFRVRQAQIKAGLDYNSLWPQLSGGVAGNNQNNFNKGDWDNSYSTNFDISYEADLWGKLSRTHDSSKWEAEATNEDRLSTALTLVGTTMKLYWKIAYHNVLLDLSKSNIDSSKETLGLMIAQKKFGASSELEVSEAKQDLANLLAEHQSLVQDKQEDLNALAVLFDMPPGKVMADPNKLISTKLPTIPVGLPVELLGRRPDLRAAEMRLRKLLANTDVAHANFYPTLSLTGSLGTSSTELSNFLDNPFAAVASSIAFPFLNWNRLQLNLDESQAEYDEAVVNFRQTLYESMKEVENALSNQKNLTEKGKYLKDNFEAALAVEQIYEVRYKSGFGTLKDWLDSQDTRRKAEEALAENIYNRLVNYINLYQALGGEPEEKDLKNGLPLQQEQHI; from the coding sequence ATGACTCGTTTTATCATTTATATAGTAAGTATCTCTTTCCTACTTAGTGGTTGCGGACCTCTGTTACGAACAGACTTCACTCCACCAGAAGTAGTTATCCCAACAGGGTGGAATGCCACAGGAAACAGTACTGACAAAGTTACGTCCAATGTCGAAAAATGGCCCGACAGTTTCGGAGACCCTAAGCTTTCGAGCTTGGTGACGCTTGCTTTAAAACGCAACAATAACCTCGCGGCTGCATCTTTTCGAGTGAGACAGGCACAGATAAAAGCCGGACTCGACTATAATAGTTTATGGCCGCAACTTTCAGGCGGTGTCGCCGGCAATAATCAGAATAATTTTAATAAAGGCGATTGGGACAACTCATATTCGACTAATTTTGATATCAGCTACGAAGCAGATCTCTGGGGTAAACTATCCCGAACCCATGATTCATCTAAATGGGAAGCTGAGGCTACAAATGAAGATAGATTAAGTACCGCTTTGACTTTGGTAGGAACCACTATGAAGCTGTATTGGAAGATAGCTTACCATAACGTGCTCCTTGATCTTAGTAAAAGTAATATCGATTCATCCAAAGAAACATTGGGGCTGATGATAGCGCAGAAGAAGTTTGGTGCCAGTTCGGAGCTGGAAGTTAGCGAAGCAAAACAAGATTTGGCTAATTTACTGGCTGAGCACCAAAGTCTTGTGCAGGATAAGCAGGAAGATCTTAACGCTTTGGCTGTACTCTTTGATATGCCTCCAGGTAAAGTTATGGCTGATCCGAATAAACTTATAAGCACAAAACTTCCAACCATTCCAGTCGGTTTGCCCGTGGAGCTGTTAGGACGCCGACCGGACTTACGCGCTGCGGAAATGCGGTTGCGTAAACTTTTGGCAAATACAGATGTTGCCCACGCTAACTTTTACCCGACGCTTTCGCTTACAGGCAGCTTAGGAACTTCAAGCACAGAACTTTCAAATTTTCTTGATAATCCCTTTGCGGCGGTTGCTTCAAGCATTGCCTTTCCATTTCTCAACTGGAACAGGTTACAGTTAAACCTTGATGAATCGCAGGCAGAATATGATGAAGCCGTAGTTAATTTCAGACAAACTCTGTACGAGTCGATGAAAGAGGTTGAGAATGCTCTTTCCAATCAAAAAAATCTGACCGAAAAGGGAAAATATTTAAAAGATAATTTTGAAGCCGCCCTTGCAGTAGAACAGATATATGAGGTCCGTTACAAGTCCGGATTCGGAACGTTGAAGGACTGGCTTGACTCGCAAGATACAAGGCGTAAGGCCGAAGAAGCATTGGCTGAAAATATATATAACCGTTTAGTCAACTATATTAACTTGTATCAGGCTCTTGGTGGTGAACCGGAAGAAAAGGATTTAAAAAACGGTCTTCCATTGCAACAAGAGCAACATATATAA
- a CDS encoding PEGA domain-containing protein, with protein sequence MRTVKITGCFSLLFILAACGNDLVILKQEIPISTVPMNSTVYVDGNFTCTTPCKLNLTRNFDHILTFYKDGYKQEDVIIKREYQQSKVLASAVSSGIYSTDISLSQSVFLGVEKGVESIKEQEITGEAYLLTPSAVSLKMRLNNATDFSEMVAENETVSYAPRPIRYAPPPKGFVDYLSDMPKAKVVFSKDQYMQTCEPARITREVLERFINSIIMRTYINFPQ encoded by the coding sequence ATGAGAACTGTTAAGATCACCGGTTGTTTTTCGCTTTTATTTATTCTCGCTGCTTGCGGAAACGATCTGGTTATATTGAAACAGGAGATTCCTATTTCAACTGTACCTATGAATTCAACTGTATATGTTGATGGGAATTTTACCTGCACGACCCCTTGCAAGCTCAATTTGACTAGAAATTTTGACCACATTCTAACTTTTTATAAAGATGGTTATAAGCAAGAGGATGTAATTATTAAAAGAGAATATCAACAATCTAAAGTTCTAGCTAGCGCCGTTTCAAGCGGGATTTACTCTACAGACATCAGCCTAAGTCAATCGGTATTTCTAGGAGTTGAAAAAGGAGTAGAATCAATTAAAGAGCAAGAAATTACGGGTGAAGCGTACTTGCTGACACCTTCAGCTGTTTCATTAAAAATGAGGCTGAATAACGCTACAGATTTTTCGGAGATGGTCGCAGAGAATGAAACCGTTAGTTATGCTCCGCGACCAATTCGTTATGCTCCGCCACCAAAAGGGTTTGTGGATTATCTTTCCGATATGCCGAAGGCTAAAGTTGTATTCAGCAAAGACCAATATATGCAGACATGCGAACCTGCCAGAATTACACGTGAGGTTTTAGAAAGGTTTATAAATTCTATAATAATGAGAACGTATATAAACTTTCCTCAGTAA
- the ilvD gene encoding dihydroxy-acid dehydratase, whose amino-acid sequence MQKQKCERVRDLWSQIDALMMGMNWTREDVNKPQIIIDDVQGDSHPGSYHLDVLSEEASIGVYEAGGRPAKFHVTDICDGWAQGHEGMNFILCSRGIIADMVEIHASVIPWDGMLLLSGCDKSTPAHLMAAARMDIPTIHIPGGAMRSGPNNSTSGLAGPLSARKKKGHVDLAEMKNYQLTGCPSCGACQFMGTASTMQCMSEALGMALPGTALMPATMSEIRRMARAAGKQIMYLAEKGITARKILTKANFINAMKVHAAIGGSTNAFIHMPAIAHEVGIDIDPKEFDAIGQEIKYLTNIQPSGKYTAELFWFAGGVPMVQHLLRDQLDLDVMTVTGRTLGDSLEILEKDGFFDRCHGYLKSYSIPLNDVIRTPEQSKKSGSIAVLEGNIAPEGAVVKYAAVLPDMHQHVGPAMVFDSEEEAQTSIIAGNIKPGSVVVIRYEGPKGSGMPEMFMTTDAIVYDETLNGTVAIVTDGRFSGATSGPCIGHVSPEAVDGGPIALIENNDLIEINIPNRALQIVGVNGEKKSPQEITDILAQRRKNWTLPERPQKRGVLKRYSDSAVSAMKGAYMA is encoded by the coding sequence ATGCAAAAACAAAAATGCGAACGCGTGCGAGACCTATGGTCGCAGATTGATGCCCTTATGATGGGTATGAACTGGACAAGAGAAGATGTTAACAAGCCCCAGATTATTATTGATGATGTTCAAGGAGACAGCCACCCCGGAAGTTATCATTTAGATGTCCTGAGCGAAGAAGCCTCTATCGGAGTATATGAAGCCGGCGGACGCCCTGCTAAGTTCCACGTCACGGATATATGCGACGGCTGGGCACAGGGTCATGAAGGCATGAACTTCATCCTCTGCTCCCGCGGTATCATTGCGGATATGGTCGAAATTCATGCTTCCGTCATCCCTTGGGACGGCATGCTATTGCTGTCAGGATGCGATAAATCCACTCCAGCCCACCTTATGGCCGCAGCCAGAATGGATATACCTACCATTCATATTCCCGGCGGAGCCATGCGCTCAGGACCGAATAACTCCACTTCCGGCCTTGCCGGACCGCTCTCAGCACGCAAGAAAAAAGGGCATGTTGACCTCGCGGAAATGAAAAATTATCAGCTCACAGGCTGCCCGTCCTGTGGTGCATGCCAATTCATGGGAACTGCAAGCACAATGCAGTGCATGTCCGAAGCTCTGGGCATGGCCTTACCGGGAACAGCACTCATGCCGGCAACCATGTCTGAAATTAGACGCATGGCCCGTGCGGCAGGTAAGCAAATCATGTATCTGGCCGAAAAAGGCATTACTGCACGCAAGATCCTCACAAAAGCAAACTTCATCAACGCCATGAAAGTTCACGCAGCCATCGGCGGCAGCACCAATGCTTTCATCCATATGCCGGCAATTGCCCATGAAGTCGGCATAGATATAGATCCTAAAGAATTTGATGCCATTGGCCAGGAAATCAAATATCTAACCAACATACAGCCTAGCGGAAAGTATACAGCTGAACTTTTCTGGTTTGCAGGAGGCGTTCCCATGGTGCAGCATTTGCTGCGGGATCAGCTTGACCTTGACGTTATGACTGTTACCGGCCGTACTCTCGGTGATTCTCTGGAAATCCTAGAAAAAGACGGTTTCTTTGACCGCTGCCACGGTTATCTGAAAAGTTACAGCATCCCGCTGAACGATGTTATCCGTACTCCTGAACAATCCAAGAAAAGTGGTTCCATAGCTGTTTTGGAAGGCAATATAGCCCCTGAAGGCGCAGTTGTGAAATATGCGGCAGTACTGCCTGACATGCACCAGCATGTCGGCCCGGCTATGGTCTTCGACAGTGAAGAAGAGGCTCAAACCAGCATCATTGCCGGCAATATCAAGCCCGGTTCCGTAGTAGTCATCCGCTACGAAGGTCCTAAGGGAAGCGGTATGCCTGAAATGTTCATGACAACTGACGCAATCGTCTATGATGAGACTCTTAACGGCACGGTTGCAATAGTGACAGACGGCCGTTTCTCAGGAGCCACAAGCGGTCCCTGCATCGGTCACGTCTCCCCTGAAGCTGTGGATGGTGGACCGATCGCACTGATCGAAAATAACGATCTAATTGAAATTAACATCCCGAATAGAGCTCTCCAGATCGTCGGAGTGAACGGAGAAAAAAAATCTCCTCAGGAAATTACCGACATCCTTGCTCAGCGCAGAAAAAACTGGACTCTGCCGGAACGTCCGCAGAAACGCGGTGTCCTTAAGCGTTATTCCGACAGCGCAGTTTCCGCTATGAAAGGGGCCTACATGGCTTAA